In a single window of the Arachis hypogaea cultivar Tifrunner chromosome 6, arahy.Tifrunner.gnm2.J5K5, whole genome shotgun sequence genome:
- the LOC140173657 gene encoding uncharacterized protein, giving the protein MEVAPGPGDRARAAGAEGAASVASQRGGRRSPQQHARTRPFGGTGGDSAIIMQELRHRVQNLERQLADRERDGWSTDPSYTPSPGGEEEESSHRSHSRRISASRMEAEESPIPRRRNDTVIYSRGRQSRRTTRGREDGEGKSERTRQPVIMGVTPFHRSILEVRLPKHFDKPTDMRYDGTQDPLEHLTAFEARMNLEGVGDEVRCRAFPVTLAGPAIRWFNGLPQGSIYSFSDISRAFLAQFTTRIAKAKHPINLLGVTQRQGEPTRRYLDRFNDECLEIDGLTDSVASLCLTNGLLNENFRKHLTTKSVWTMHEIQTVAKEYINDEEVSRVVAANKRQSGYGQARQPGGDGERAKEKTREEASNKVPRPFPRVGKFTNYTPLALPIVEVYQQIAEKGILPKPRPLKDRTGGNKNLYCDYHKGYGHQTQDCFDLKDALEQAIREGKLAAFSHLIREPRRRYRDQDEEGKTRSAKRRQEPEDRDHGLTVINVVTAKNTAPKSRSAHRKDAKVLAISSPLVQSTKKPPSISFGPEDQWFSDAPENPPMVITARVGTDLIKRILVDTGADSNIMFRNVFDALGLKDTDLTTHQHGVIGLGDHFIKPDGVISLPISVGQVQGRRSAMAEFVILRDSTAYNIILGRKTINDFEAIINTKLLVMKFVTDDGSIGTIRGDLETAVACDNASLSLRKKSKEASGVFLADLDARVEDKPRPEPEGDLEKFSIGEEGEKFTFVNKNLPHELKKPLIEMIRANRDLFAWTPADMPGIDPQIISHHLAVKPEARPVAQRRRKMSAERAEEVAKQTAGLLEAGFIREVDYSTWLSNVVLVKKHNDCFPLPNIDALVDAAAGYRYLSFMDAYSGATYQRLMNRIFHDLIGKTVEVYVDDILAKTTRPDDLLNDLASVFASLRQHGMRLNPLKCAFAMEAGKFLGFMITQRGVEANRRSARQYFR; this is encoded by the exons ATGGAAGTCGCGCCAGGTCCCggcgaccgagctcgagcagcCGGAGCGGAAGGGGCAGCCTCCGTCGCCTCACAAAGGGGAGGCCGGAGATCCCCCCAACAACACGCGAGAACCCGACCATTCGGGGGAACGGGCGGCGATAGCGCCATAATAATGCAGGAGCTACGCCACAGAGTCCAGAACCTAGAACGACAGCTAGCCGACCGGGAGAGGGATGGATGGTCTACTGATCCGAGCTACACCCCGTCTCCCGGGGGCGAGGAGGAAGAAAGTTCTCACCGAAGCCACTCACGGCGTATATCGGCATCCCGGATGGAAGCAGAGGAATCACCCATTCCAAGAAGACGGAACGACACGGTCATCTACTCTCGCGGCAGACAATCTCGTCGAACGACAAGAGGTCGTGAAGACGGAGAAGGGAAGTCCGAGAGAACACGACAACCTGTGATAATGGGTGTCACGCCGTTCCACCGATCTATCCTCGAGGTCCGGTtgccgaaacacttcgacaaaccaacggacatgaggtatgacgGAACTCAAGATCCTCTAGAACATCTCACGGCCTTCGAGGCTAGGATGAATCTAGAGGGAGTAGGCGACGAGGTAAGGTGCCGCGCCTTCCCGGTAACCTTAGCAGGACCAGCGATCAGATGGTTTAATGGTCTCCCTCAAGGTTCCATCTACAGTTTCTCAGACATCAGCCGCGCCTTCCTGGCCCAATTCACAACGCGAATAGCAAAGGCCAAGCACCCTATCAACCTTCTCGGGGTAACCCAGAGACAGGGAGAGCCGACCAGGAGGTACTTAGATCGGTTCAACGACGAGTGCTTGGAAATCGACGGCTtaaccgactcggtggccagTCTCTGCCTGACGAACGGCCTCCTCAACGAGAACTTTCGAAAACACCTCACCACGAAGTCGGTTTGGACAATGCATGAAATCCAAACGGTGGCGAAGGAGTACATAAACGACGAGGAGGTCAGCCGAGTCGTGGCAGCCAATAAACGGCAGTCCGGTTACGGCCAGGCACGGCAGCCCGGTGGAGACGGCgaaagagcaaaagaaaagacTAGAGAGGAGGCATCAAACAAGGTACCTAGGCCGTTCCCTCGAGTTGGGAAGTTTACTAACTACACTCCACTCGCCCTCCCCATAGTGGAAGTTTACCAACAAATAGCTGAGAAGGGAATTCTTCCGAAACCCCGACCACTCAAGGACCGCACGGGTGGAAACAAGAACCTTTATTGCGATTACCATAAGGGATATGGCCATCAAACACAGGACTGTTTCGACCTGAAGGATGCATTAGAACAGGCgataagggaaggaaaactagcagCGTTCTCCCATCTCATCAGGGAGCCGAGAAGGCGTTATCGCGACCAGGACGAGGAAGGCAAGACACGCTCGGCCAAGCGGCGACAGGAACCCGAAGATAGAGACCATGGCCTCACTGTGATAAACGTGGTAACGGCAAAAAACACTGCACCAAAGTCCCGGTCGGCACACAGGAAAGACGCCAAGGTTCTGGCGATCTCATCTCCACTAGTGCAGAGCACCAAAAAACCTCCATCCATTTCTTTCGGCCCAGAAGACCAATGGTTCAGCGACGCCCCGGAGAACCCTCCCATGGTCATAacggccagagtgggaaccgACCTCATCAAACGGATCCTTGTCGACACTGGAGCTgattcaaacatcatgttccgcaacgtgttcGACGCACTAGGATTGAAGGACACCGACCTAACGACTCACCAGCACGGAGTTATCGGGttaggcgaccacttcatcaaaccAGATGGAGTCATTTCCCTACCGATCTCGGTAGGACAGGTGCAAGGTCGCAGATCGGCGATGGCCGAGTTCGTGATCCTCCGAGACTCTacagcctacaacatcatcttgggaagaaaaacaatcaatgaTTTTGAGGCCATAATCAACACCAAGCTGCTGGTTATGAAGTTTGTCACCGATGATGGTTCCATAGGGACCATAAGAGGAGACCTCGAGACGGCGGTCGCCTGTGACAACGCCAGTCTTTCCCTCAGAAAGAAGTCCAAGGAAGCATCTGGTGTATTCCTAGCCGACCTTGATGCCAGAGTAGAGGACAAGCCGAGGCCGGAACCAGAAGGGGACCTGGAGAAATTTAGCATCGGTGAAGAAGGAGAAAAGTTCACATTCGTTAACAAGAACCTCCCACATGAGCTGAAGAAGCCGTTGATTGAAATGATAAGGGCCAACAGGGACCTGTTCGCGTGgacaccagccgacatgccgggcatagatccaCAAATCATCTCACACCACCTAGCCGTCAAACCGGAAGCACGACCAGTGGCCCAACGGAGGAGAAAGATGTCGGCGGAAAGAGCAGAGGAGGTAGCCAAGCAAACGGCTGGCCTCCTAGAAGCAGGCTTCATACGAGAAGTGGACTACTCGACGTGGCTCTCAAATGTGGTATTGGTAAAGAAACacaatg attGCTTCCCCCTCCCCAACATAGATGCACTCGTCGACGCCGCGGCGGGATACCGGTATCTgagtttcatggacgcctactccg gggcgacatatcaaaggctgatgaacaggaTATTCCACGACCTCATAGGGAAAACGGTTGAAGTTTACGTGGATGACATCCTGGCAAAAACAACACGACCTGACGACCTCCTAAACGACCTGGCAAGTGTATTTGCGTCCCTCCGTCAACATGGCATGAGGCTGAACCCCCTCAAGTGCGCCTTCGCCATGGAAGCCGGCAAATTCCTGGGATTCATGATAACTCAAAGAGGGGTAGAAGCTAACCGGAGAAGTGCCAGGCAATACTtcagatga